The following are encoded together in the Lathyrus oleraceus cultivar Zhongwan6 chromosome 3, CAAS_Psat_ZW6_1.0, whole genome shotgun sequence genome:
- the LOC127130085 gene encoding uncharacterized protein LOC127130085 — MEKLIDAAAISVFWAVKVKNEDPVPALLADVYHTLHLRFEKKGGLMLCCIPLLYQWFVSHVFKEVDTIEKMDGYEWSQKLVGLTENTIIWYPHGLNVEDTITSCGEFPNVLLIGSKGCINYNPILAVRQLGYPITYKPDDQLLEGFVFHDMDDLVMLRRVIRAWEKVRFRGQDKGKGVMGYREPYYQWVTRRSQEIKLPFILDPPTQPPPPEPIPVSMEEVEALRATIARLGRENEEL, encoded by the coding sequence aTGGAGAAGTTAATTGATGCAGCAGCTATTAGCGTGTTTTGGGCCGTCAAGGTTAAGAATGAAGATCCAGTGCCCGCACTCCTAGCAGATGTTTATCACACCTTGCACTTACGTTTTGAGAAGAAGGGAGGATTGATGTTATGTTGCATACCACTCCTTTACCAATGGTTTGTCTCTCATGTGTTCAAAGAGGTTGATACAATTGAAAAGATGGATGGATATGAGTGGTCTCAAAAGCTAGTAGGACTCACTGAAAATACCATTATTTGGTATCCTCATGGTTTGAATGTGGAAGATACAATTACTAGTTGTGGAGAATTTCCGAATGTACTATTAATAGGGTCAAAAGGGTgcattaactacaaccctattttagcagTGAGGCAGTTGGGTTATCCTATCACATACAAGCCGGATGACCAGTTGTTAGAAGGTTTTGTGTTCCATGATATGGATGATCTCGTTATGTTGAGAAGGGTTATCCGAGCCTGGGAAAAAGTTCGCTTCAGAGGACAAGACAAAGGAAAGGGTGTCATGGGGTATAGAGAACCCTATTATCAATGGGTCACCAGAAGAAGTCAAGAGATCAAGCTGCCATTCATCCTCGATCCTCCAACTCAACCTCCACCACCAGAACCCATCCCTGTCTCCATGGAAGAAGTGGAAGCGTTGAGAGCTACTATAGCAAGACTTGGACGAGAAAATGAAGAGCTATAG